A single window of Collinsella aerofaciens DNA harbors:
- the nadA gene encoding quinolinate synthase NadA, protein MAQSANMDASELARDIAAGLASATTATERAALVPAELVEAIQQLKTQRDAVVLAHYYVAPEVQAVADYVGDSFYLAKLAKSLPQQTIVLCGVEFMGESAKLLNPTKTVLLPEPGADCPMAHMVKRETVDAARAEYGDDLAVVCYVNSTVEIKSWSDVCVTSSNAVKIVSELPQQHILFIPDQNLGRFVAEQVPQKHVILNNGYCPRHHIITVEQIVDATEAHPDALVLAHPECKADVLAEADYIGSTAGIIKYAEESDASEFIIVTVRGVLYELERRCQGTGKKFYFPAVQPTCVNMDLITLEKLVRCLETGEGEVQIGVSDEAADQAKLTLDRMLEYAAR, encoded by the coding sequence ATGGCACAGAGCGCGAACATGGATGCGTCGGAGCTTGCACGCGATATCGCGGCCGGCCTAGCATCGGCAACGACGGCAACGGAGCGCGCGGCACTGGTGCCCGCAGAGCTCGTCGAGGCCATTCAGCAACTAAAAACCCAACGTGACGCGGTGGTCCTGGCGCACTATTATGTGGCGCCTGAGGTCCAAGCCGTTGCCGATTACGTCGGCGACAGCTTCTACCTGGCAAAGCTCGCCAAGAGCCTGCCGCAGCAGACCATCGTGCTGTGCGGCGTGGAGTTTATGGGCGAGAGCGCTAAGCTGCTCAACCCCACTAAGACCGTGCTGCTGCCCGAGCCGGGCGCGGACTGTCCCATGGCTCACATGGTCAAGCGCGAGACGGTCGACGCCGCCCGCGCCGAGTATGGTGACGACCTGGCTGTCGTCTGCTACGTCAACTCCACGGTCGAGATCAAGAGCTGGAGCGACGTGTGCGTCACCAGCTCCAACGCCGTCAAGATCGTGTCTGAGCTGCCGCAGCAGCATATCCTGTTCATTCCCGACCAAAACCTGGGCCGCTTCGTAGCCGAGCAGGTGCCGCAAAAGCACGTCATCCTCAACAACGGCTACTGCCCGCGCCATCACATCATCACCGTCGAGCAGATCGTCGACGCGACGGAGGCCCACCCCGACGCGCTCGTGCTGGCGCATCCCGAGTGCAAGGCCGACGTCCTAGCCGAGGCCGACTACATCGGCTCCACCGCCGGCATTATCAAGTATGCCGAGGAGTCCGACGCGAGCGAGTTCATTATCGTGACGGTCCGCGGCGTGCTCTACGAGCTCGAGCGCCGCTGCCAGGGCACCGGCAAGAAGTTCTACTTCCCCGCGGTGCAGCCCACCTGCGTCAACATGGACCTCATCACGCTCGAAAAGCTCGTGCGCTGCCTGGAGACGGGCGAGGGCGAGGTGCAGATTGGCGTGTCGGACGAGGCTGCCGACCAGGCCAAGCTCACGCTCGACCGTATGCTCGAGTACGCAGCACGCTAG
- a CDS encoding LytTR family DNA-binding domain-containing protein, producing MLKIIACDDDVAFLDRLHRMIDRWSSETDTAVDVALVTRGEDLLARHAASRADIILLDMIMPLVNGMDTARELRQADTAVRLVFLTSSPEFALESYEVRAFDYLLKPVTYERLAQLLDELSSMRPAATDELVIKTSFGYHALRLSDIEYAEARNKHVVFHLRDGRDIEALESFRSVEDRLEQNAVFFKCHRSYQVNLRNIDHFDRTDIVMRSGACIPLSRSCKQGFQDAYFAVRFEGGRH from the coding sequence ATGCTCAAGATTATTGCCTGCGACGACGACGTCGCTTTTCTAGATAGACTGCACCGGATGATCGACCGTTGGTCGAGCGAGACGGACACGGCGGTCGATGTTGCGCTCGTCACGCGCGGCGAGGACCTGCTGGCCCGCCATGCCGCATCGCGCGCCGACATCATCCTGCTCGACATGATCATGCCGCTCGTCAACGGCATGGACACCGCGCGCGAATTGCGCCAGGCCGATACCGCCGTGCGCCTGGTGTTCCTCACCTCGTCGCCCGAGTTCGCACTGGAGTCCTACGAGGTCCGTGCCTTCGACTATCTGCTCAAGCCCGTGACTTACGAACGCCTGGCGCAGTTGCTCGACGAGCTTTCGAGCATGCGCCCGGCGGCAACCGACGAGCTCGTGATCAAAACGTCCTTTGGCTACCACGCCCTGCGCCTGTCCGACATCGAATATGCCGAGGCGCGCAACAAGCACGTGGTCTTCCACCTGCGCGACGGACGCGATATCGAAGCACTCGAGTCGTTCCGCAGCGTCGAGGACCGCTTGGAGCAAAACGCAGTCTTCTTTAAATGCCACCGCAGCTACCAGGTCAACCTGCGCAATATCGATCACTTTGACCGCACGGACATCGTCATGCGCTCGGGTGCGTGCATCCCGCTTTCGCGCAGCTGCAAGCAGGGATTCCAAGACGCCTACTTTGCGGTTCGCTTTGAGGGTGGGAGACACTGA
- a CDS encoding GHKL domain-containing protein translates to MVSSVEMVLWAIHHATTLLFGVFASAALCGIEINRRHALELVLVGAVTGCAFGLANAVGGELFARQVYPLVVHLPLVIYLCARYRLSPLLAVLGITSAYLSCQFSNWMGIAAFAATDSQIAYYLARIATTLAVFAVLLHWAGDIGPRLAIKSTTELGILLILPLVYYVFDYATNVYTTLFHSGSVVTVEFLAFALCAFYLMFLAVYLREYEEKETAERERWMLETRDSAAIKELEAWRQSGRELSILRHDMRHFLRGLAALIEEGHTDEALDRIDELCEAGDRTAVRRFCANETVNIALSSFNSDINRNGITANLRAAVPETIHVGDADLFSVLSNALENAITAASTAPQGKRFVNFDLRLENGQLLLLVSNTFDRAPRMVDGMPVAGHTGHGFGTKSIKLAVERMNGNCQFRINGDRFELRAVM, encoded by the coding sequence ATGGTCTCCTCGGTCGAAATGGTCCTTTGGGCAATCCACCACGCCACGACGCTGCTCTTTGGCGTCTTTGCCTCGGCGGCGCTGTGCGGTATCGAGATCAACCGGCGTCATGCGCTTGAACTGGTGCTGGTCGGTGCCGTAACCGGCTGCGCATTTGGCCTCGCCAATGCCGTCGGCGGCGAGCTTTTCGCCCGCCAGGTATATCCGCTCGTCGTGCATCTGCCGCTCGTCATCTATTTGTGTGCGCGCTACCGCCTGAGCCCGCTGCTTGCCGTGCTCGGCATTACGAGTGCCTATCTGAGCTGCCAGTTCAGCAATTGGATGGGCATCGCCGCATTTGCCGCAACCGATTCTCAGATCGCCTACTATCTGGCGCGCATCGCGACCACACTCGCCGTCTTTGCCGTCCTGTTGCATTGGGCCGGCGACATCGGTCCGCGCTTGGCGATTAAAAGCACCACCGAACTGGGCATCCTTTTAATCCTGCCGCTCGTCTATTACGTCTTTGACTATGCCACCAACGTCTACACCACGCTGTTCCACTCGGGCTCGGTGGTAACGGTTGAGTTTTTGGCATTTGCGCTCTGTGCCTTCTATCTTATGTTTCTTGCCGTTTACCTGCGCGAATACGAAGAAAAGGAAACCGCCGAGCGAGAGCGCTGGATGCTCGAAACCCGCGACAGCGCCGCCATCAAAGAGCTCGAGGCTTGGCGTCAATCTGGGCGCGAGCTGTCGATTCTTCGCCACGACATGCGCCACTTCCTACGCGGCCTGGCCGCTTTAATCGAAGAGGGCCACACCGACGAGGCGCTCGATCGCATCGACGAACTCTGCGAAGCCGGCGACCGCACCGCCGTACGCCGCTTCTGCGCCAACGAGACCGTAAACATCGCGCTTTCGTCATTTAACTCGGATATCAATAGAAACGGCATTACCGCCAACCTGCGCGCCGCCGTACCCGAAACCATCCACGTAGGTGACGCCGACCTGTTTAGCGTGCTCTCAAATGCCTTGGAAAACGCTATCACCGCCGCAAGCACCGCACCCCAAGGAAAGCGATTCGTCAACTTTGACCTGCGATTAGAGAACGGCCAGCTGCTGCTGTTAGTTTCCAACACGTTTGACCGCGCGCCGCGCATGGTCGACGGCATGCCCGTAGCCGGGCACACCGGACACGGCTTTGGAACCAAGAGCATTAAGCTTGCCGTCGAACGCATGAACGGCAACTGCCAGTTCCGCATTAACGGCGATCGGTTTGAGCTGCGCGCTGTGATGTAG
- the trxA gene encoding thioredoxin: MADINQITPENFDSIVNDSLPVLVDFWAPWCGPCRSLSPIVDEVADELAGKLAVAKCNVDDNQDLAMKYGVMSIPTLIVFKNGEEIDRSVGALPKARLQALLEKHL, encoded by the coding sequence ATGGCTGACATTAATCAGATTACCCCCGAGAACTTCGATTCCATCGTTAACGACAGCCTGCCCGTGCTGGTCGATTTTTGGGCACCGTGGTGCGGGCCCTGTCGATCCCTCTCGCCCATCGTTGACGAGGTTGCCGATGAGCTGGCGGGCAAGCTCGCCGTTGCCAAGTGCAACGTCGACGACAACCAGGACCTGGCCATGAAGTATGGCGTCATGAGCATCCCCACGCTGATTGTGTTTAAGAACGGCGAGGAGATTGACCGCTCGGTTGGCGCTCTGCCCAAGGCGAGACTGCAGGCGCTGCTGGAGAAGCATCTGTAA
- the nikR gene encoding nickel-responsive transcriptional regulator NikR — protein MAEHKHGCGYEHEHPHGADGDAGCHCSGSGSELVRFSVTAPDDLLRRFDEQIARRGDVANRSEAVRDLIRASIAKEQMRTPDEHVIGSLTMIYDHHTGDLTRRLDEVQHDYTDEIVSTMHVHLDHHNCLEILALKGRGERVYELADRLLGLRGVKHGELTCAATKQSLGL, from the coding sequence GTGGCCGAACACAAGCACGGCTGCGGGTACGAGCACGAGCATCCGCACGGGGCGGACGGTGACGCGGGCTGCCACTGTAGTGGCTCCGGCTCCGAGCTGGTCCGTTTTTCGGTTACCGCACCCGACGACCTGCTGCGCCGTTTTGACGAGCAGATCGCGCGCCGCGGCGACGTGGCCAACCGCTCCGAGGCCGTGCGCGACCTGATTCGCGCCTCGATCGCCAAGGAGCAGATGCGCACGCCCGATGAGCATGTTATCGGGTCGCTCACCATGATTTACGACCACCATACCGGCGACCTGACGCGCCGTCTGGACGAAGTGCAGCACGACTACACCGACGAGATCGTATCGACGATGCACGTGCATCTGGATCACCACAACTGCCTGGAGATTCTGGCGCTCAAGGGCCGTGGCGAGCGCGTCTACGAACTAGCCGACCGCCTGCTGGGCCTGCGCGGCGTTAAGCACGGCGAGCTCACCTGCGCCGCCACCAAGCAGAGCCTGGGGCTGTAA
- the hypF gene encoding carbamoyltransferase HypF, whose translation MRHAHIHVTGIVQGVGMRPFVYREAMAHGICGWVLNAGDGVHIEAHALSESLDEFVDALSEHAPAASRVEHVEVVDLAPGNWDAANEQGFRIVASQDQTAHTTLVSPDIATCNDCLRELFDPTDRRYHYPFINCTNCGPRFTIIRSLPYDRAATSMDRFPMCPECAAEYANPLDRRFHAQPDACFDCGPHIAWREAVNGDACGNSSATPAVGTTREASDAIIERYVELLASGGVVAIKGLGGFHLACDAANEQAVAELRRRKRRSNKPLAVMVRSLADAGRLCHIDDAERDLLAGSIRPIVLLRRRTVSEDNDGSPDILALAPSVAHDLPELGVMLPYTPLQHLLLAAAEVCGMHALVMTSGNLSEEPIETDDDLAWEHLVAAGIADALLGNDRAILSRYDDSVVRVVDGAVMPVRRARGYAPQPLPLPALDRAPSCVLACGPQQKATIALTREGTNGEATCFVSQHIGDVENGGTFDAWNAARTRLEDLFDLAPAALACDLHPSYLSGQWAREQARKCNLPLVEVQHHHAHIASVMAEAIAAGQLTTDARVLGIAFDGTGAGTDGTIWGGEFLVASLGGFERAAHLRTWALPGGAASVRDACRNAFALLSELGLLEHPGAARLLDSLGEQTRSVTATMIERGINSPRTSSMGRLFDAAAAILGICDKATYEGEPAIELEAAAWRALDNEIAHFPDDNAGHFASGPSWPDGPYVLDQKALFEALLGGIEAGAPADRLSLDFHVAVARSSARIASDICVHEGIDTVALSGGVFMNRLLLQLLTRELKSAGLTVLVPQTVPVNDGCIAYGQAAVARTRLAQVAPQ comes from the coding sequence ATGCGACATGCGCATATCCATGTAACGGGCATTGTGCAGGGCGTCGGCATGCGGCCGTTTGTGTATCGCGAGGCCATGGCGCACGGCATTTGCGGCTGGGTGCTCAACGCGGGCGACGGCGTGCATATCGAGGCGCACGCCCTAAGCGAGTCGCTCGACGAATTTGTTGACGCACTTTCCGAGCATGCGCCTGCGGCGTCTCGCGTGGAGCATGTCGAGGTTGTAGACCTAGCACCCGGCAACTGGGATGCCGCTAACGAGCAGGGCTTTCGCATTGTGGCGTCGCAGGACCAGACCGCGCACACAACGCTCGTCTCGCCCGATATCGCCACCTGCAACGATTGCTTGCGCGAATTGTTCGATCCCACCGACCGACGCTATCACTACCCCTTTATCAACTGCACTAACTGCGGGCCACGCTTTACCATCATCCGCTCGCTGCCTTACGATCGAGCGGCTACCTCGATGGACCGTTTTCCCATGTGCCCCGAGTGTGCCGCGGAGTATGCCAATCCGCTCGACCGGCGTTTTCACGCGCAGCCCGATGCCTGCTTTGATTGCGGGCCGCATATTGCGTGGCGTGAGGCTGTGAACGGCGATGCGTGCGGGAATTCGTCCGCGACACCGGCCGTCGGCACCACACGCGAGGCCAGCGACGCCATCATCGAGCGCTACGTTGAGCTGCTGGCCAGCGGTGGCGTCGTCGCCATCAAGGGCCTGGGCGGATTCCATCTAGCCTGTGATGCTGCCAACGAGCAGGCGGTGGCCGAGTTGCGCCGTCGCAAACGCCGCAGCAACAAACCACTTGCCGTCATGGTACGCAGTCTTGCCGATGCCGGGCGCCTGTGTCATATCGACGATGCTGAACGCGATCTGCTCGCTGGCAGTATCCGCCCCATCGTGCTGCTGCGCCGGCGCACTGTTAGCGAGGACAACGACGGTTCCCCCGACATCCTCGCCCTCGCGCCATCTGTCGCGCACGACCTGCCCGAGCTCGGCGTCATGCTCCCCTATACCCCGCTTCAGCATCTGTTGCTTGCCGCGGCAGAAGTCTGCGGTATGCACGCGCTCGTCATGACCAGCGGAAACCTGAGCGAAGAACCCATCGAGACCGACGACGACCTTGCCTGGGAACACCTCGTTGCTGCCGGCATCGCCGACGCGTTGCTCGGTAACGACCGCGCGATCCTCTCGCGCTACGACGACTCTGTAGTGCGCGTGGTCGACGGCGCCGTTATGCCCGTGCGCCGCGCTCGCGGATATGCACCCCAGCCGCTGCCGTTGCCGGCGCTCGACCGCGCTCCGTCCTGCGTGCTCGCCTGCGGGCCACAACAAAAGGCCACGATTGCGCTCACGCGTGAAGGGACGAACGGCGAGGCAACCTGTTTTGTGTCGCAGCATATCGGCGATGTTGAAAACGGCGGGACCTTCGATGCCTGGAACGCTGCGCGCACGCGCTTGGAAGATCTCTTTGATTTGGCGCCCGCCGCCTTGGCCTGCGATTTACACCCCAGCTATCTATCGGGCCAGTGGGCGCGCGAGCAGGCGCGAAAATGCAATCTGCCGCTCGTCGAGGTGCAGCACCATCATGCGCATATCGCGAGCGTAATGGCCGAAGCCATCGCCGCGGGCCAGCTTACAACCGACGCGCGTGTCCTTGGCATCGCCTTTGACGGCACCGGCGCCGGCACCGATGGGACCATTTGGGGCGGCGAGTTTCTTGTTGCCAGCCTTGGCGGCTTTGAGCGCGCCGCGCATTTGCGCACCTGGGCGCTCCCCGGCGGGGCGGCCTCCGTGCGCGACGCCTGCCGCAACGCCTTTGCCCTGCTCAGTGAGCTCGGCCTGCTCGAGCACCCAGGTGCCGCTCGGCTTTTGGACAGCCTCGGCGAGCAAACGCGCAGCGTGACAGCCACCATGATCGAGCGCGGCATCAACAGCCCGCGTACCAGCAGCATGGGGCGTCTCTTTGATGCCGCGGCAGCAATTCTGGGCATCTGCGACAAGGCAACCTACGAGGGCGAACCCGCCATCGAGCTTGAGGCTGCCGCCTGGCGCGCGCTCGACAACGAAATCGCCCATTTTCCCGACGACAACGCCGGCCATTTCGCATCTGGCCCATCGTGGCCGGACGGCCCCTATGTTCTGGACCAGAAAGCACTCTTTGAGGCACTTTTGGGAGGAATTGAAGCCGGAGCGCCCGCCGACAGGCTCTCACTCGACTTCCATGTCGCCGTCGCGCGCTCCTCGGCGCGCATCGCCAGCGATATCTGCGTGCACGAGGGCATCGATACCGTCGCGCTCTCGGGCGGCGTGTTCATGAACCGACTTCTGCTTCAACTCCTCACCCGCGAGCTCAAAAGCGCAGGCCTTACTGTCCTCGTCCCCCAAACCGTGCCCGTTAACGACGGCTGCATCGCCTACGGTCAGGCGGCAGTCGCACGCACCCGCCTCGCACAGGTCGCACCGCAATAG
- a CDS encoding HypC/HybG/HupF family hydrogenase formation chaperone has product MCLAVPGKVVKRDDDLKATVDMMGIERPVSLRLVPTAQVGDYILVHAGFGIQIVDEQEAQETLELVNAMSELVEEDQLATNPAEAY; this is encoded by the coding sequence ATGTGCCTTGCCGTTCCCGGTAAAGTAGTCAAACGCGACGACGACCTCAAGGCCACCGTCGACATGATGGGCATCGAGCGCCCCGTGTCGCTACGACTCGTGCCGACGGCACAGGTTGGCGACTATATTCTCGTACACGCCGGCTTTGGCATCCAGATCGTCGACGAGCAGGAAGCGCAGGAGACGCTCGAGCTCGTTAATGCCATGAGCGAACTGGTCGAAGAAGACCAACTTGCCACTAACCCGGCCGAGGCATACTAG
- the hypD gene encoding hydrogenase formation protein HypD has product MAAGQPARSGIDFSAFRDSKLARELIERIHELVGDRTINLMEVCGTHTVSIGRYGFRSIMPVGLKLLSGPGCPVCVTANRDIDHAIALANIDGAIITTFGDMMRVPGSSTSLAVQKAAGRDIRIVYSPLDALDIAEQNPDRPVIFMGVGFETTTPTIAAAILEAEARGLLNFSVYCAHKTTPPALRAIANDPETAIDGFILPGHVATITGLAPFSFLVDEFDTPGVVTGFEPVDILQGICMLVQMIVEGRPAIGNAYRRGVNADGNPVARQLVEQVFEPCDTTWRGLGPIANSGLSIRPEFSRFDARARFDVPVEATVEPRGCRCGDVLRGAITPSSCPLFGRTCTPEHPVGPCMVSSEGSCAAYHRYRDY; this is encoded by the coding sequence GTGGCGGCCGGACAGCCGGCTCGCTCCGGTATCGACTTTTCGGCATTTCGCGATTCCAAGCTGGCCCGCGAGCTCATCGAACGCATCCATGAACTCGTCGGCGACCGCACCATCAACCTTATGGAAGTCTGCGGCACGCACACCGTGAGCATCGGCCGCTATGGCTTTCGCTCCATTATGCCGGTCGGGCTCAAGCTGCTGAGCGGCCCGGGCTGTCCCGTCTGCGTTACCGCCAACCGCGACATCGACCACGCAATCGCGCTCGCCAACATAGACGGCGCCATCATCACCACCTTTGGCGACATGATGCGCGTGCCCGGATCGTCCACCTCGCTCGCTGTGCAAAAGGCGGCAGGGCGCGACATCCGCATCGTCTATTCCCCGCTCGATGCGCTCGACATTGCCGAGCAGAACCCCGATCGTCCGGTCATTTTTATGGGCGTGGGCTTTGAGACCACAACTCCCACCATCGCCGCCGCCATCTTGGAGGCCGAGGCGCGCGGACTTTTGAACTTCTCGGTCTATTGCGCCCACAAGACCACGCCGCCGGCGTTGCGCGCCATCGCCAACGATCCCGAGACCGCCATCGACGGCTTTATCCTGCCGGGCCACGTCGCCACCATCACGGGCTTGGCGCCCTTTAGCTTTTTGGTCGATGAGTTCGATACCCCGGGCGTGGTCACGGGATTTGAACCGGTCGATATCCTGCAGGGCATCTGCATGCTGGTCCAGATGATTGTCGAGGGCAGGCCCGCGATTGGCAACGCCTACCGCCGTGGCGTCAACGCAGACGGCAACCCCGTGGCGCGCCAGCTGGTCGAGCAGGTGTTTGAGCCGTGCGATACCACGTGGCGCGGGCTGGGGCCGATTGCCAACTCGGGCCTTTCCATCCGCCCCGAGTTCTCGCGCTTTGATGCCCGCGCTCGCTTTGACGTGCCCGTTGAGGCGACGGTCGAGCCGCGTGGATGCCGCTGCGGCGACGTGCTGCGCGGGGCCATTACGCCGAGCAGCTGCCCGCTCTTTGGCCGCACCTGCACGCCCGAGCATCCCGTCGGCCCGTGCATGGTGAGCTCCGAGGGCAGCTGCGCGGCGTACCACCGCTACCGCGACTATTAG
- the hypE gene encoding hydrogenase expression/formation protein HypE, with amino-acid sequence MSHSITDSTVLLGHGSGGQMMKRIIDEVFLDAFGSPELLEGNDAGVAALPASGRIAMSTDSFVVSPQFFPGGNIGRLAVCGTVNDVATSGANVRYLSCGFILEEGYPMDKLRQIVQTMAETAREADVSIITGDTKVVERGGADGVYINTAGVGEVPAGVALSGANCQPGDVILVSGTLGDHGIAIMSQREGLAFSSTIESDAAPLNHLIADVLAAAPDTRCFRDPTRGGLASTLNEFAQASVIAMEIDENAVPVRPDVQAACEMLGYDVLQVANEGKMVAVVPAEQADAALSAMRAARYGENAAVIGRVLPLAEGARPAVRVRTGWGSTRILDMLVGEQLPRIC; translated from the coding sequence ATGTCCCATAGCATCACCGATAGCACCGTCCTGTTGGGCCACGGCTCTGGCGGTCAGATGATGAAACGCATCATCGATGAGGTCTTTTTGGATGCCTTTGGGTCGCCCGAGCTGCTCGAAGGCAACGACGCCGGCGTCGCCGCGCTGCCCGCGAGCGGGCGCATCGCCATGTCGACCGACAGCTTTGTGGTCTCGCCGCAGTTCTTCCCCGGCGGCAATATCGGCCGCCTCGCCGTGTGCGGAACCGTCAACGACGTCGCGACCTCGGGTGCCAACGTGCGCTACCTATCGTGCGGCTTTATCCTCGAAGAGGGCTATCCCATGGATAAGCTCCGCCAGATTGTGCAGACGATGGCCGAGACGGCGCGCGAGGCGGATGTGTCCATAATCACGGGCGACACCAAGGTGGTCGAGCGCGGCGGGGCCGACGGCGTCTATATCAATACCGCCGGCGTGGGCGAGGTGCCTGCGGGCGTGGCGCTCAGCGGCGCCAACTGCCAGCCCGGCGATGTCATTCTGGTATCGGGTACGTTGGGCGACCACGGCATCGCCATCATGAGCCAGCGCGAGGGCTTGGCGTTTTCGAGCACGATCGAAAGCGACGCCGCGCCGCTCAACCACCTGATTGCCGATGTGCTTGCCGCAGCACCCGACACACGCTGCTTTCGCGACCCCACGCGCGGTGGCTTGGCGTCCACACTCAACGAGTTTGCCCAAGCCAGCGTCATTGCCATGGAGATCGACGAGAATGCTGTGCCCGTGCGTCCCGATGTGCAGGCGGCTTGCGAGATGCTCGGCTATGACGTGCTGCAGGTGGCAAATGAGGGCAAGATGGTTGCCGTCGTGCCGGCCGAGCAAGCCGATGCCGCGCTGAGCGCCATGCGCGCTGCCCGCTACGGCGAGAATGCCGCCGTCATCGGTCGCGTGCTGCCGCTTGCCGAGGGCGCCCGTCCCGCCGTGCGCGTGCGCACCGGCTGGGGTTCGACCCGCATCCTCGACATGCTTGTAGGAGAGCAGCTGCCGAGAATTTGCTAA
- a CDS encoding HAD-IA family hydrolase has protein sequence MAAAFSHVIFDLDGTILNTLEDLAAAGNHTCEAHGWPTFAVDEYRYKVGNGMLKLVERFMPAEYAGDGRMFEQTLAEFRAYYGEHKEDHTAPYAGTIETLDRLRAAGVQLAVLTNKDHVSAAPLIEKYFGSERFALVQGRVDAFPPKPEAPVTLHVMEELGADPATTLYVGDSNVDILTGHNAGLKSAGVSWGFRGRAELEAAGADYVVDTQDELAALVLGE, from the coding sequence ATGGCAGCAGCTTTTTCCCATGTGATCTTTGACCTGGACGGAACCATCCTCAACACGCTCGAGGACCTGGCGGCCGCCGGCAACCATACCTGCGAGGCGCACGGCTGGCCCACGTTTGCCGTTGACGAGTACCGCTACAAGGTGGGAAACGGCATGCTCAAGCTGGTTGAGCGCTTTATGCCCGCCGAGTACGCAGGCGACGGCCGCATGTTTGAGCAGACGCTTGCCGAGTTTAGGGCTTACTACGGCGAGCACAAGGAAGACCACACCGCTCCCTATGCCGGCACGATCGAGACGCTCGACCGCTTGCGCGCCGCGGGCGTTCAGCTTGCCGTGCTCACTAACAAGGACCACGTCTCGGCGGCTCCGCTTATCGAGAAGTATTTTGGTTCCGAGCGCTTTGCGCTGGTACAGGGCCGTGTCGATGCGTTTCCGCCCAAGCCCGAGGCGCCTGTTACGCTGCATGTGATGGAAGAGCTGGGCGCCGACCCGGCGACCACGCTCTATGTGGGCGATTCCAATGTCGATATCCTGACCGGTCACAACGCCGGCCTTAAGAGTGCGGGCGTCAGCTGGGGCTTCCGCGGCCGCGCAGAGTTGGAGGCCGCCGGCGCCGACTACGTGGTGGACACCCAAGACGAGCTCGCAGCGCTGGTGCTGGGCGAGTAA
- a CDS encoding IS110 family transposase produces MSAEGEAIRSNDYRKDTTVKAPSTRPAAVLGLDVGKSSHWACLIDRDGEVLSSAPVRNREAELDALFASVPAGTLVVVDQFRNIGSLAVRRARAAGLGVAHLPGLAASRAAGLFAGEAKTDERDAAVIARTALGVPDSLSGVPGRGEALEAARALSSQRDHVVACATRDKNRLRAVLLESCPALEAAVDLSDRRWLELLAGFGGAWGIARSGAEGPQAEAAGEAAAASTAPPPALIEAENRQVRFLAARISEALDEAGALEAETAALLEGDETYACLLTVPGIGPRTAAQLAVSVDIGRFPDHDHLASYCGIAPRVRSSGTSVRSVRASRRGDARLKSLLIFSCNSLVRSSGRYGEYYRACRARGMGHGRALKAVARKRLRAIYAVMRDRVPYRE; encoded by the coding sequence GTGAGTGCCGAGGGGGAGGCCATCCGGTCGAACGACTACCGGAAGGATACCACCGTGAAAGCGCCATCGACCAGGCCCGCGGCCGTGCTCGGCCTAGACGTCGGCAAGTCCTCCCACTGGGCCTGCCTGATCGACCGCGACGGGGAGGTGCTGTCCAGCGCCCCCGTCCGCAACAGGGAGGCCGAGCTCGACGCGCTGTTCGCCTCCGTGCCCGCCGGCACGCTCGTCGTGGTCGACCAGTTCCGCAACATAGGGTCCCTCGCCGTGAGGCGCGCCCGCGCCGCGGGTCTGGGGGTCGCCCACCTGCCCGGCCTCGCCGCCAGCCGCGCCGCCGGGCTGTTCGCCGGCGAGGCCAAGACCGACGAGCGCGACGCCGCGGTGATCGCGCGGACCGCCCTGGGTGTGCCGGACTCCCTGTCGGGGGTCCCGGGCCGCGGCGAGGCCCTCGAGGCCGCGCGCGCCCTCTCGTCGCAGCGCGACCACGTCGTCGCCTGCGCGACCAGGGACAAGAACCGCCTGCGCGCCGTGCTGCTCGAGTCCTGCCCGGCCCTCGAGGCCGCCGTCGACCTGTCGGACCGCCGGTGGCTGGAGCTGCTCGCCGGGTTCGGCGGGGCGTGGGGGATCGCCCGCTCGGGGGCCGAGGGGCCGCAGGCCGAGGCCGCCGGGGAGGCCGCGGCCGCCTCGACTGCGCCCCCGCCGGCGCTCATCGAGGCCGAGAACAGGCAGGTCAGGTTCCTGGCCGCCCGGATATCGGAGGCCCTCGACGAGGCCGGGGCCCTCGAGGCCGAGACGGCGGCGCTGCTCGAGGGCGACGAGACCTACGCGTGCCTGCTCACCGTGCCCGGCATCGGCCCGAGGACCGCGGCGCAGCTCGCGGTGTCGGTCGACATCGGGAGGTTCCCGGACCACGACCACCTGGCCTCGTACTGCGGCATAGCCCCGAGGGTGAGGAGCTCCGGAACGTCGGTGAGGTCGGTCAGGGCGTCCAGGCGCGGCGACGCGAGGCTCAAGTCCCTGCTGATCTTCTCGTGCAACAGCCTGGTGAGGTCCTCGGGGCGCTACGGCGAGTACTACCGGGCCTGCAGGGCGCGGGGCATGGGGCACGGGCGGGCGCTCAAGGCCGTCGCGAGGAAGCGGCTCAGGGCGATATACGCCGTGATGCGCGACCGGGTGCCCTACCGGGAGTAG